TTCCATCTGATGCTGGCTGGGAACCTCCTCCCCCAAGATTCAGTAGTCTCCTCAGGAAGCTGTCAGCACCTGCTGTGGAACTCTCGGGCTTCTCTGAGCTCTGAGCTAGCTAGGAGGGAGGACACTTTGTAACAGAATTTTTAGGGGACCTGAATGTGCTTTCTGCTTACCAGCTGTGTGATGTTAGGCAAATCACTTCCTCCCTCTGAATCCCAGTTGTCCCAAAGAGAACATGGTAACTCGTTAATTTATTCTGCAAAGGCTTGATTGTCTACTCTAGTCCAAGTACCATTCAGGTGCTGGGGCACCGCAGAAACAGCAAACTATACTTGCCCTCGTGCATTTGTATTCTTGTTGGAGGAGAAAGACAGTGACATAACAAGTGATTTATTGCTCTCAAGGAGATAAGTGCAATGAGGAGAAATAAAACAGGGAGTGGTGAGAACTGAGGAAGATCCTGTTGCTCAGAAACAGTGGTCGAGCTCAGATACAGCAGTCATGGTCATTACTAAGATTACAGCACTGAGCGTGAGCCTGCGACAGTATCTGAGGCACAGCATCCAGGCCCAAGGGCAGCAAGTACACACAAGAAGGCAGCCAAATAAATGTCTGGCGTGtgagaggagcagagagaaggCCTAAACAGGAGAGAACACAGGAGGTCCCTGGTGTGACCGGGAAAGGAAGCTAGGCAGAGGGCTTGCAGTCGTAGTCCTCCAGCCTGCCCACCATTAGAATTACCTACCAGCTCTTAAAAGAGAGATCTCCGAACTTGGATCTCATACCCTGAAGCTTTAGCTGGGCTGATCAGTGTTGGGGACTGCACAGCAGAAGTGTAAGGTCCCTATGCAGTGAGGCATCTCCCTCCTAATTGTCAGCCCTACAGACTCCACAGGAAGCTGGCCTGTAAGGAAAGCCGTGACCAGGTCTGACTTGCAGTGCTCAGTTGAGGGCCCTGGTTCAGAGCCTTGGTGCATGGAGTTTTCTTCAGTGGTCTGATCGAGTGTTTTGTGACTTTGCAGGAGGCCCCCGCATATGGTGGATGTGCCATGGGGAAGCGATACTTCTGTGATTACTGTGACCGTTCCTTTCAGGACAACCTCCACAACCGAAAGAAACATCTAAATGGGCTGCAGCACCTCAAGGCCAAGAAGGTGTGGTACGACATGTTCCGAGGTGCGTGCGACCCCTTCAGGGACAGTCTGGGAAGGACGGTTTTCTCTtacgtttatttttattttatgtatatgcgtgcttacttgcatgtatgtaagCATACCCCATGTGTGCTGgatgcctgtggaagtcagaagaaggtgtcaaaCGCTCTGtagctggagttatggacagttgggAATCACCATATGGGTGTTGCAAACTGAACGCAGGTCCCTGCAATAGCAACAAGAGCTGCTCTTAACCACCCAATCATCTCTTCAGCTCTGTCATCTTTTTAACTGTATGTGGGCCatgtatgcgtgcgtgcgtgtgtgtgtgcatgtgtgtgtgcatgtgtgtgtgcatgtgtgtgcgcgcgcgcgcacgtgtgtgtgtgtgtgtgtgtgtgtgtgtgtgtgtggtgatgcacaccttttaTTTAGGCACTTGGGATATAGTGGGGTTCAAGGTGAGGCTAGTGAGCAGTCTAcatagtctacatagtgagctccaagcTGGCCAGgcttacatagcaagaccctgagTTTAAAGAGCAAAGCCAAAGGCTGAGGCTATAGCTCAGGGGTGgactgtttgcctagcatgcagacgACCTTATGTTTCATTTCCAGCACTGCAAGCCAGGAAGTCAAAGAAAGAATAGagaggggatggggttggggatttggctcagtggtagagcgcttgcctagcaaccgcaaggccctgggttcggtccccagctccaaaaaaaaaaaaaaaaaagaatagagaggGGAGCAGGCCAGGGTGGAAATTCCTTCCCTAGCCATGTGACCAAGGATTCTGGGTTCTGCCTACCATGGACTGTCTCAGAGACACTGAGTCAGAAGAGCCCTCTTTGAGGAGTTAGTCTTTAGCCTCTGGCTGAAATATAAGGACCCTTCTGACAACTcctgggagcagagggagggggtgCAGCCTGGAAGAGAAGCATGGAGGAGCTGAAACTGACCGTGGGTAGTGTCTGGATCTTCAGGGCGACCTTACAGAGAATGCTGCTGGCTACAGTAGGGCATGGGAAGTGGCTATTCATGGTGTGCACAGGGCCTGTCTCCATAGACAGCCACAGGTGGGAGCTATACTGAGCCAGCTGAAGGACACAGGACAGCATTGTGGCTGCCATGGACCAGAGTTCCCCCAATGAGGTAGGTGGTGTCTGTTCACCTGCGGTTCAGAGCTGGCTAGTTACAAACTGAGTCTTAGCAGCCAAGAAGGCAGGAAAGGGGAAGCCATGTCTTCTGAGTGACTCTATAAGATAGTGGCTCTTGACCCTGACTGTGCCTTTCAATTATCTATACCTTAAAAGGAAAATGGTAGTGAGGCTGAGTAGCTTGGAAGTGTTACTGAGACAAGAGGACCGCTTGAGGCcagcaggtttttgttttgtctttttaaacagGATCACACCAGCACAGggtaacctggaactcactatgtagcccagactgcccTTGACCtgcagcaattctcctgccttagcctcttaaGTGTAGTAGAACTGGCATGAGTCACTAAGCCTGACACATccaggagtttgaagccagcctaggttTACTGCAAGACCTCATCTCAATCGGAACAACACTGACCCTCAGATGCAGGTttcagggtgggggttgggaccAGCCatggttgtttgttttaaagacagagtttcactctgtagcctggttctcctggaactcactgtgcagaccagcGATGGCATCTTGAAATCTCCCCTACTTCAGGTGAGGCTCAGAGACTTGGCAGAGGAGCGTGGCCCACCAGCCAGTTGTGGGCTCAGAGCCTGAGAGTGGAGGTAGGGTGGCAATTCCAGATCAGCGGGCTCCTCAGAAACCTGGCATGAGGCAAGTCCTCCTGTCTTCCAGATCCAGAGGAAACTGGTCTGGCATCAACTTGGCCAAAATCATCTTGGCATTAGCTCCCAGTCCCAGGTCCTGTGTTCAGGGCTCCCAGGTCCTATGTTCAGGGCTGAGCAGCAGAGGTCTTCATAGTCCTTACAGAAAGGTGAAAAAGCAATGCCATGAGCCCCCTCCTCAGGACTCTACATCATTAGCACGCTGTCCTTTCAGCAGCTCTGTGAGGAAGGCTGGTGGCGTGGCCAGGACCCCCACTTATAGATGATGACCCTAAATATAGAGCATCCAGGGTCTCTGTGGGTGGCCGAGCTGGCACATGAGCTCTCTCCACTTCCTCAGGAGGCCTCCCTTGAGTAGTGTCCCCTTGCTTAACCCTGAGAGGCACTGTGTGTGTCACCTCGAGCTGAGGCTTTACTCAGCACTGTTCTGTCCCTTCAGACAAATCCACGAGCCATCCAACAACCATGGACAGGCCCAAACCCTGAAGACCAGCTGCCTGTCAGCCTCTGACAACATGAGCCTAACTTTGTTGTATGTAAAACAGACATAACAGTAGGGGAAGGAGTGCAGTAGTCCCATGGTGACTAGAACAGAATGGTATCTGAAGCAGGAATGATGTCTGTGTGTCCCCAGAAGCATTGACCTCAGGCCCTTTGTCCCATGAGCTCAGTCATTCAGCCACTGCTCAGCAAGTACCTGGTAGTACTGAGCTCAGAGCCTCTGAAGACTCAGGGCTGGGTGAAGCGGGGCTCTCCTTTCATTCAGTGTCGTATGAGTTACTcattgcatctgtgtgtgtgtgagtgtgtgagtgagtgtgaatgtgcacgtgtgtgtgtgaatgtgtgtttgtgggtgtaaATGCACacgagtgtgtgtgaatgtgtgtgtatgtgtgttgtttgtgagcatgaatgtgtgtgtttgagtgtgaatgcacacatgtgtgtgtttgtgagtgtgaatgtgtgtgtgtgagtgtgaatgcacatgtgtgtgaatgtgtgtatgtgtgggtgtgaatgtgtgtgagtgtgaatgcacacgtgtgtgtgtgagtgtgaatgcgcacgagtgtgtgtgaatgtgtgtatatgtgtgagtgtgaatgcgtgtgtgtatgtgtgtgagtgtgaatgcgtgtgtgagtgtgaatgtgcgtgcgtgtgtgaatgcatgtgtgtgtgagtgtgtgtgtttgtgagtgtgaatgtgcacgagtgtgtgtgtttgtgagtgtgaatGCGCACgagtgttagtgtgtgtgagtgtgttagtgtgtgtgagtgtgcgtgcgtgcatgtgtgcgtgcgtatgtGGACAACTTGTGAGAATCTGTTTTATTCTAGCATGTGGGTTCTAGGTGTGGAACTCAAGCCTTTAGActgggcagcaagcacctttacctgctaagccatctccagGACCCTGCACTCTTTTATGTAAGGTGTTTGGGCAAAGCCCTCAGCTTgctctggcttctgtgttctCCTGACATTTTCCCCTTGCCCTGCATCTCCTCTCTGTGGACTTGTCCCTCCCACTGTCCTCCCACGTTGGGACATTCCCTGAATCTCAGAACCCAGACTGCACATCCTCAGGAAGGGCCAGGTCATCCATGTTCAGTAGTGCAGCTGTAGACTGGAAGGAAGGATAGGGTCTCGTTTGATCTGCACTTAAAGCCACAGCCTGGCACAGTGCCTGGAACCCAGGAAGGACATGCTAAGtgacacttcagagacaaaggacTAAATGAGCAAACAAGCATGGGCCCAGGGGCAGCTGGGTATTTGGAAAGGTGAAGCTTGCAGGACTGACAGACAGTGCAGGTCACAAAGAGCTTTACGTGTCAAGTGGAGGAGCCAGGCTTCTCCAGTGGGATCTGCTGCAGGGTCCTTCAGAGCCACTGGGGAATTTTTCGAGATTATAATGACTCTCCTTGGAGGAATtaaaacagaactggaaaatgtgtacatgtataatcctagcacctgggaagctgaggcagaagaataaaGAGTTTGAACTAGCCAGAGCAACACAGTGAGTCCAAAGCCAGCAGGGTTTCATAGCGAGATCCTATCCTAGGAGGGAAAAATACAAGTGAACCTGAGACTCACCCCTGGCgatgcaggcctgtaatcctggCCCCTCTGGAGGCTGATTcgggaggatcatgagttcaaggccatccagaCTACAGAGAACCTGAGAGGCATAGATTGATTGCCCATGCATTTTCATAAATGCTGCATGCTTCTGAAGTGAGTTGGGCAGAGAGATACCAGCCAGAGGCTAGGTAGCATGGGATTCTCCCACACTCAGCCATCCACTCAGGGTCCCTTGTCTGATCCAGGCTCAACCCTCCAGCCAGCCTTAGCGGTCTTAGGCCCAGAAGAATTCTGGAAGATAGACCATGAGTGTCCGTAGTCCCAGTGACAGATGGCTAGTTCTCCAGCCTAGCGGCCTCACACTGCATGGATTCTCTGATGCCAACTCCCAACCCAGAGGACTTTCTCCCCTCATATCCACTTGCTGCTCTGCAATGAAGTGTCCCCACAGAACTGTTGCTTACCCAGCCCCCTGAGAGCAGTCACTGAAAGAGCGGGCTCTAGACTCACACGAAAGTGCAGGCCACCTGCTGCTGCGTGCTGACTACATGTCCTTGTGTGGCTCAGTCCCTACCTCTGCAGGATGGAGCTGTTAGCACCCCACAGCCGTCTTGTCGGGAGGGGGCAACTGTGTCTGTCTGCTTGGAAGTACTCTCTTGGGAGTGCTGGGATGGAGGGTACTAAGGCTGCCCAAGATCCGTGATTCTAAGGTGCCAGCAGGATTGCCACCAGCTCCTCAAGTCTCCCCACCCATTGCCCTATTAAGCTTCCACCACCAGCCCTGCCACCTGGGAACTTTCTTCCCTCTACAGGGGAAAAACAGTGTGGAAAGACAGCAGCTTCCTGTGGCTGTGTGCACCTGGGGTTCGAGCTCAGGTCTCCTGGACTCTGAAGAGTCCATAAAGATATGGCCAAGTGTCCAGCCTACCTTTCCTCTTGTCCAGGGTGGGTAGAAGAGCCTCTGAGGTCAGGCCTGCCTACCTTattcagatttttgtttgttttcagagtcTTGCtgggtgtacacctttaatcccagcactcaggaggcagagtcagggaaatctcttgagtttgaggccagccaggagtactacacagagaaaccctgccttgaaaaaccaacaaaaaagaaaggaagaaaagggttgggggtggtgggggggaggagagggagaaagtatCTGGCTATATGGcctaaactgaccttgaacttattcTCAGTCTTGTCACCTTTCCAAGTATCagaggtgtgcgccaccatgcctggcctactTACAGAGCTTTGGCTGATTGGTACCTTTCCTGCTGAGAAGCACACAACTTTAAAACCATAACTGTACAATGAGAATAAAGAGGGAAGAAATTACAGGTCAGAGTTAGAGGAGCATCCAGAATGACTACTGGGAAGTCATGCACAGGGCTATGGCTGGGGTGGCTTTGAGTCTCCCCCACTGATTCCAGGAGAAGTGAAGGGTTGGGGTCACAGCCTCCCTCAGCGAGCCACCCTAGGCCCCAgcgggggaggaaggaaggaagccaatcCTGTGCATCAGGACTTTTCGAAAAGTTTTTCATGTTGAAATACTCCATGTCACTTATAGCAAGGACATATGTTGTGTGGTGGTCACAAACTAGAACCGTCATGACATCGCTAGGTGATAGATCACCATTGTACATGTGGCCTGCAGTAAAGCAGGACATGTGTGTGCTCTGTGACTTCTCACAGGTTTGCTGGAACTAAGAAGATGGCACCCAGAGGGCCTGTGGTGCTAGCAGCCCAGAGCCTCTAGCCTAAAGCTACTTCATGGTCTTAGCTGGTCCCAAGTGGGTGTAAAGAGTGGAGGGCACCTTAGTTTGGATCCCTCTGTCCACCATCTCCACCACTGTGGCCAACCCTAGCTTACACCCCTCCATGGATAGAGAATTCTCATCATAGGACTGTTACCACTGATGTCACACTCCCAAGGCTCTACCTCCCCCGTGGAGTTATCTGAATCCAGCCTTCTCTTCCAGATGCAGCTGCCATTTTATTGGATGAACAGAACAAGCGACCCTGCAGGAAATTCCTGCTGACAGGTAAGTGCTCTGCTCAGGTCTGGTCCTGACAGAAAAGCATCATCTTGTCTGGTATGTGTGGCACCCTGCAGTCTCTGCCAGCGTCCTGAACCACTTGTAGCCTTGGCTTTAGCTGACTGGTCAGGTGAAACATCTCTAGGAATGTCTTCTCCCCTGGAGAGACCCTCAGAGGTAGATTATTATTGGCTCACTTAGAATAAGGAGGCCTTGGGAACATAAGGCAGGGAACAGTGCTGAGGTCAAGTTAGCCAGGGAGCCTGACCTCCTGTGTCCTCTTTCCCAGCAGGCAGAGCAGAGATAAGAACAGgtctagaggggttggggatttagctcagcggtagagcgcttgcctagcaagcgcaaggccctgggttcggtccccagctccgaaaaaaagaaaaaacaaaacaaacaaacaaaaaaaaaaaaactaaagaacagGTCTAGAATCACAAATTCAGAGCGAGAAGCTCGTGTGCTAGGTGTTCTTTGAGGGCTTAATCCTCAGCTCATAGGAAAATGCGTCCAGGGCTGTTGTAGCGATGCTTGCCCGTCTTCACTTGGGAGCTGAAGGCATGAGCGTTAAGAGTTCAAGCTCAGGCTGCCTCTGTGCTTCTGGCAGCGCGGTggcggtgcacgcctttaatcccagcactaggcaggcagaggcaggcagatctctgtgagttcaaggccagcctagtctacggagtgagttctagaaaagtcagagctacacagagaaaccctgtctcaaacagacaaGCAGCCTAAAAAGGAATTAAAGCCCAGTCAAAGCTATGTAGCAAGCCCTATCCttagaaaaaagaatatatatttcaaaaaagaaaaaggtatcaGTATGCAAGGGAAGCAGACACAGTTCAGGGTGGAAAGTCGGGTGATTGTGGAATAACCAGTCTCTGTGCTGTTCTGTGGGTACACAGGGGGGCTGTGTACCCCTCTCAGGGACTGGCCCCGAGCTTCCTGGCAACCAAAGCAGAGGTGGAAACCGCAGGTCTCACAGCACACAGGAGCTTACAGGGGCAGGCTCTGCTGTTGAACTAGGGAAGCCAGGCAAATGGCCAGACTCCCCTCCGGAGGCAGGGCTGCTTGACAAGTGGCCACCAGGCCTGCAGCTCAGACCCCTGTTCCCCCTACAGACTTGGCCTTGGTATGTGTGGGCTGCTGGTAGTTATCCTAGCTGAGGACACCACTGGTCTGAAATTTCCAAAGACACACTTTAGATTTCGTGATTGATAACAGGAAGCCATCCAAACACTGACTTCTCCTTGGCAGAGATGCCCCCAAGGTCTCTGAGGAGCAGTCCAGCTGCTCGTACAAGCTAAGGGAGCTGGCAAAATGCCAGATAGGGACGCAGCGTGTACAGCAGCATGGCCGAGAGAGGAAGTGTGAGCCTCTCAGGAATCCACAGGCAGCTTGTTGAGCCCCGCGGATACTGGCCCTAGAGCACAGACTGCTGATAAGGCCTGCCTGCTCAGGCCTGTGTGGCCCAGCACTGACAAGCTTCAGCCGGACTCTCGTGGATGCTTGGTGGGCCAGACTGGCACCCCAGGCTGCTGAGTGTTGAGTCGGGCCAGAGAGTCTGGTTTCTTGTAGTTGTTCCAGCCTGGGGCTGGTACTCTAGATCCTTGCCCTAAAACTCTGAGAGCTGTCTGTCAAGTGCCGTCAGCTGAGGTGGAGCCTTCCTGAGCAGAGAGTAACTGTCTTCCCCTTGCAGGCCAGTGTGACTTTGGCTCCAACTGCAGATTCTCCCACATGTCAGAACAAGATCTGCAGGGGCTGAGCGTCCAGGTGGAGGGTATGTAGAGGTGAAGCGGGGTTCAGGGAGGGCATGGGAGAGGGTCAAATAGCAGGAGGTTGCTCTGTGCCACGCCACGTTCTCCCTTACTGGCGTGGACTGTGTGAGAAACCAAGGACTGCCCAGGTTGATGGGGAAACCTGAACCTTCCAATTGGGTGGGCGTCAGGAACAGGGCTGGGCCGTGTCCCTTGGAAATGAAACATGTGTGACTTCTTCCCACGACCCTGAAGGTGTGCCCTCTGCTCACCTTCTGACCCCTCCCTTGTCTCTGTTGTTCCTGCAGGCttacttcctcccctcccctcccttccctcctcccctcccttccctcccctcctttcctcctgcaGTCAGGCCACACAGAGTCCTTATTCAGCACCAGGCAAAAAAAGTACCCTACAAAGGCTGCAAGAAATACTTCCCTACTGGGCTTGACACACACAAGCAATCTCAGACTTgaaaggtggaggcaggcaggggAATCTGGAGTTTAAGGTTGTCCTCCCGAACATGAACTGCATAACTAGGTCAAGCCTGAATTCCTGAgaccacccccatccccccacccccccaaaaaaagggaCAAAAGAAGACACTGCCTGGGCTGAGGTTCCTTGCAGCCTGGTCGTCGTGACCTTTGTGAGAACTGGAATTCACGACACATTCCCATTACAGACCCGGAGGCTCCCCTCGGCTGCTCCTCACTCACCTGGAGCACCTGATGGAACGGGTGGAGAGAATGAGCCAGTGCTCAGGCAGGATGACCTGCAGGCCAGCACCACAGAGGGTCTCCAGGAgcttccgggggggggggggcagaagggAGGCCTGGAGCCAGCCAGAGTCCTGGCAGTCACAGTCCCCAGCTCTTGGCTACACATGTGCTGTCTGTCAGGGAATGAGTGGTTGGCTCACAGTGGAGGGAGCACAGGCTGTGGGCCTTGAGCAGGTGGCAGGGCTCAGTGGAAACAAAGCTAGGATGGGACCTGGGGCAGCTGACAGTTAAGTGGCTCCCCTGTAACCTTGGCACCGGAGTAATCATGAAGACGGTGAGAGGCTGCCTGTGCAGTGCTGGTGCAAGGCCTGCTCCTAAGTCAATATGGATCCACCAGGTTACTCTCTGCTGGCTCAAGACACCCGCTCCAtcccacagggctggagagatggctcagcggtttagagccctgcctggctgctctcccagaggtcctagattcagtttccagcaacacgtggtggctcacaaccatctatagtgggatctgatgccctcttctggttgcatgaagatagtgacagtgttctcacatacatacaataaaagaCCCATCCCACACTGCACAGAGCCGGACTCCCTAGCTCTCTCCCAGCGTGTATGAATTCTTTCCACTCGTTGCTGTTTTTTTTAGTACAGTGAGGAGAAAAACCAGGAAACTGAGACTTATCACCTTGCCTAGGGTCAGAGACCTGGCAGGTGCAACCCCATGCTACCATCCACATTGCCTCCTGCATCCTCAATTTGAACCCCTCTTGAGAGTGAAGCTCTGTGGTCACCGTCCTGCTTCTAGCTCCCCAAGGCTTGGAGACATGCCTCTGTTTTTCAGTGAGTACGGCAAGGCTTAGATCACTCGGTCATTGTGCTCAGAGGAGCTGGGAACAAGTGGAACGAAGGGGACAGACCAGCGGCTCTGATCCTGACCTACTGGCCCACTTCCTCCTGACAGACCAGTACATCAGCCCAGGGCTTTCCCAGCACCTGCTGCCCTGTGGAAGAGTGAGATTCAGGCCAGCAGGGTTGTCCCTCACCCTTTCTTGTCACTCTGTCCTCCACAGAGGAGAGGCGGGCCAGAGAATGGCCACTGGAGACTGCTGAGCTTCCTGAGGGCCACCTGGAGGACTGGCTGGAGAAGAGAGCTAAGAGGCTAAGCTCAGCCCCGAGTAGCAGGTATGGACCCGTtatcccctccttttcttctgggTGCTGCCTGTCCTTTGGGGAAGCTGAGGCATCTGTATGAACTGCCCAGGCCCAGGGGCCAACCATGAACCCCCACTACTGAGTTTCCTGGAAACAGATGTGACTCCCCACTTGGCTGTGACTAAAGGTCAGGGCCCCACCTATGGCAGCTAAGCCCCCTATGTACCTGTCTCACTGTCCCCTGTAGGACTCTGTAGAAGCAGAAACTCACAGAGACAATGGCAGAGGAAGC
This is a stretch of genomic DNA from Rattus norvegicus strain BN/NHsdMcwi chromosome 14, GRCr8, whole genome shotgun sequence. It encodes these proteins:
- the Zmat5 gene encoding zinc finger matrin-type protein 5 isoform X3 gives rise to the protein MGKRYFCDYCDRSFQDNLHNRKKHLNGLQHLKAKKVWYDMFRDAAAILLDEQNKRPCRKFLLTGQCDFGSNCRFSHMSEQDLQGLSVQVEVQ
- the Zmat5 gene encoding zinc finger matrin-type protein 5 isoform X2, which gives rise to MGKRYFCDYCDRSFQDNLHNRKKHLNGLQHLKAKKVWYDMFRDAAAILLDEQNKRPCRKFLLTGQCDFGSNCRFSHMSEQDLQGLSVQVEEERRAREWPLETAELPEGHLEDWLEKRAKRLSSAPSSRAEPIRTTVFQYPVGWPPMQELPPSLRAPPPGGWSVQSRVQWG
- the Zmat5 gene encoding zinc finger matrin-type protein 5 isoform X1 gives rise to the protein MGKRYFCDYCDRSFQDNLHNRKKHLNGLQHLKAKKVWYDMFRDAAAILLDEQNKRPCRKFLLTGQCDFGSNCRFSHMSEQDLQGLSVQVEVRRKTRKLRLITLPRVRDLAGATPCYHPHCLLHPQFEPLLRVKLCGHRPASSSPRLGDMPLFFKERRAREWPLETAELPEGHLEDWLEKRAKRLSSAPSSRAEPIRTTVFQYPVGWPPMQELPPSLRAPPPGGWSVQSRVQWG